A region from the Malus domestica chromosome 07, GDT2T_hap1 genome encodes:
- the LOC103435454 gene encoding uncharacterized protein At2g39795, mitochondrial-like, whose product MAFTSILRRSASSLAPLASRLARGQRSYHGAVATAVNHFNFSRKHTQPTPFVLTPRYYSSHSSDQSLIRVIESEIKCAEETEDLDKVEEIPSSFPFKIEDTPGIQTVTLKRTYQGEDIQVEVHMPDLVTGEDDNDDNQNDDNDEHANQSSIPLVVTVSKGNGPVLEFSVTAYPDEFQIDSLAVKNPEDSEDQIAYEGPDFHDLDENLQKAFHKYLEVRGIKPSTTNFLHEYMLNKDSKEYANWLQQLKRFVEA is encoded by the exons ATGGCTTTCACTTCAATTCTCCGCCGATCGGCCTCCTCCCTGGCCCCACTCGCCAGCCGCCTTGCTCGTGGCCAGCGGTCTTACCACGGCGCTGTTGCCACCGCCGTCAACCACTTCAATTTCTCCCGAAAGCACACTCAGCCGACCCCTTTCGTTCTCACCCCTCGATACTATTCGAGCCACAGTTCGGACCAGTCTCTGATCAGGGTGATCGAGTCGGAGATCAAGTGCGCTGAGGAGACCGAGGATCTCGACAAG GTTGAGGAGATTCCATCATCCTTCCCTTTTAAAATTGAAGATACTCCCGGAATCCAAACAGTGACGCTGAAAAGAACATATCAAGGTGAAGACATACAGGTTGAAGTTCACATGCCTGATCTAGTCACAGGTGAAGACGACAACGATGATAACCAAAATGATGACAATGATGAACACGCCAACCAATCCAGCATCCCGTTGGTTGTAACCGTCTCCAAGGGTAACGGACCAGTTCTCGAGTTTAGCGTCACTGCTTACCCTGATGAGTTTCAAATTGACAGCTTGGCAGTGAAAAATCCCGAAGATTCCGAGGATCAAATTGCCTACGAGGGGCCTGATTTCCA TGATTTGGATGAGAACCTTCAGAAGGCATTCCACAAGTATTTGGAGGTGAGAGGAATCAAGCCCAGCACAACCAATTTCTTGCATGAGTACATGCTCAACAAGGACAGCAAAGAATATGCAAATTGGTTGCAGCAACTTAAGCGCTTCGTCGAAGCGTAA
- the LOC103435383 gene encoding mannose-1-phosphate guanylyltransferase 1, translating to MKALILVGGFGTRLRPLTLSFPKPLVEFANKPMILHQIEALKAIGVTEVVLAINYQPEVMMTFLKEFEEKVGIKITCSQETEPLGTAGPLALARDKLIDDSGEPFFVLNSDVISEYPFKEMIEFHKAHGGEASIMVTKVDEPSKYGVVVMEESTGKVQKFVEKPKLFVGNKINAGIYLLNPSVLDKIELRPTSIEKEVFPKIAAENKLFAMVLPGFWMDIGQPRDYITGLRLYLDSLRKNSSSKLARGAHIVGNVLVDETAKIGEGCLIGPDVAIGPGCIIESGVRLSRCTVMRGVRIKNHACISSSIIGWHSTVGQWARVENMTILGEDVHVSDEIYSNGGVVLPHKEIKSSILKPEIVM from the exons ATGAAGGCACTTATTCTTGTTGGAGGCTTCGGGACGCGTCTGCGGCCGTTGACACTCAGTTTTCCCAAGCCACTTGTTGAGTTTGCTAACAAACCCATGATCCTGCATCAG ATAGAGGCTCTTAAGGCAATTGGCGTGACAGAAGTGGTTCTGGCTATCAATTACCAACCAGAG GTGATGATGACTttcttgaaggagtttgaggaaAAGGTTGGCATCAAGATCACATGCTCACAAGAGACTGAGCCCCTTGGCACCGCTGGACCTCTGGCTCTTGCTAGGGACAAACTGATTGACGATTCTGGCGAGCCCTTCTTTGTCCTTAACAGTGATGTTATCAGCGAGTACCCGTTTAAGGAAATGATTGAATTTCATAAAGCCCATGGAGGAGAAGCTTCCATTATGGTGACCAAG GTGGATGAGCCGTCGAAATATGGAGTGGTGGTTATGGAAGAGTCTACAGGGAAAGTTCAAAAATTTGTAGAGAAACCCAAGTTGTTTGTTGGTAACAAAATCAATGCTGGAATTTACCTGCTGAACCCCTCCGTTCTTGATAAAATTGAACTCAGACCAACCTCAATTGAGAAAGAAGTATTCCCAAAAATCGCAGCAGAGAATAAGCTCTTCGCAATGGTCCTTCCAGGGTTTTGGATGGACATTGGGCAACCAAGGGATTATATTACCGGCCTGAGACTATACCTGGATTCGTTGAGGAAGAACTCTTCATCCAAGTTGGCCAGAGGCGCCCACATTGTGGGAAATGTTCTGGTGGATGAGACAGCCAAAATTGGCGAGGGATGCCTGATTGGACCGGATGTTGCAATCGGTCCAGGCTGCATTATCGAGTCGGGAGTCAGGCTCTCTCGCTGTACAGTAATGCGTGGAGTCcgcatcaagaaccatgcatGCATTTCCAGCAGTATAATCGGATGGCACTCCACCGTTGGACAATGGGCTCGTGTAGAGAACATGACCATCCTCGGAGAAGATGTGCACGTGAGCGATGAGATTTACAGCAACGGAGGTGTGGTTTTGCCCCACAAAGAAATCAAGTCGAGCATTTTGAAGCCGGAAATTGTAATGTAG
- the LOC103435445 gene encoding delta-1-pyrroline-5-carboxylate synthase translates to MEEVDHSRAFLKDVKRLVIKVGTAVVTRNDGRIALGRLGALCEQLKELNSQGYEIILVSSGAVGLGRQRLRYRKLVNSSFADLQKPQVELDGKACAAVGQNCLMALYDTLFSQLDVSSAQLLVTDSDFRDRDFRRQLGETMKSLLSLKVIPIFNENDAVSTRRAPYEDSSGIFWDNDSLAALLALELKADLLILLSDVDGLYSGPPSDQRSKLIHTYIKEKHQTEITFGDKSRVGRGGMTAKVKAAVNAAYAGIPVVITSGFAAGNIFKVLQGQRIGTLFHQDAHLWAPVKEIDARGMAVAARESSRRLQAMTSEERKKILLDVADALETNEKLINVENEADVSEAQRAGYEKSLIARLALKPGKITSLAKSVRVLANMEDPIGRVLKKTELADGLVLEKTSSPLGVLLIVFESRPEALVQIASLAIRSGNGLLLKGGKEAKRSNAILHKIITEAIPESVSGRLIGLVTSREEIPDLLKHDDVIDLVIPRGSNKLVSQVKNSTKIPVLGHADGICHVYIDKSANMDMAKRIVLDAKIDYPAACNAMETLLVHNDLKSTTAFNDLVVELCIAGVTLYGGPRASALLGIPEAHSFHHEYSSMACTVEFVDDVHAAIGHIHEHGSAHTDCIIAEDQEVVDAFLGQVDSAAVFHNASPRFCDGARFGLGAEVGISTSRIHARGPVGVEGLLTTRWILRGNGQIVDGDKEITYTHKGLPIEP, encoded by the exons ATGGAGGAAGTGGATCATTCTCGAGCTTTCCTCAAAGACGTTAAGCGCCTCGTTATCAAG GTCGGGACTGCCGTTGTGACTCGAAACGACGGAAGAATTGCTCTTGGAAGATTAGGCGCACTTTGTGAGCAG CTGAAGGAGTTGAACTCTCAAGGATATGAGATTATATTGGTGTCATCTGGTGCTGTGGGCCTCGGCAGACAGCGGCTCAGATACCGGAAATTAGTTAACAGCAG CTTTGCTGATCTCCAGAAACCACaagttgaacttgatgggaagGCGTGTGCAGCTGTTGGACAGAACTGTCTGATGGCTCTCTACGATACCTTGTTTAGTCAG TTGGATGTATCATCAGCTCAACTTCTTGTAACAGACAGCGATTTTAGGGATAGAGATTTCAGAAGGCAACTCGGTGAAACTATGAAATCGTTGTTATCTCTGAAGGTTATTCCTATATTTAATGAAAACGACGCAGTCAGTACAAGGAGAGCTCCATACGAG GATTCTTCTGGTATATTTTGGGATAATGACAGTTTGGCAGCTCTACTGGCTTTGGAGCTAAAGGCTGATCTTCTTATTCTTTTGAGTGATGTGGATGGTCTATATAGTGGGCCTCCAAGTGACCAACGTTCAAAGCTTATCCATACATACATAAAGGAGAAGCATCAGACTGAAATTACTTTTGGAGACAAATCTAGAGTGGGAAGAGGGGGTATGACTGCTAAAGTAAAAGCTGCTGTCAATGCAGCTTATGCTGGCATCCCTGTTGTTATCACCAG TGGGTTTGCTGCTGGAAACATCTtcaaagttcttcaagggcaACGTATTGGTACCCTCTTTCATCAAGATGCACACTTATGGGCACCAGTTAAAGAAATTGATGCAAGAGGGATGGCAGTTGCAGCCAGGGAAAGTTCCAGACGGCTTCAG GCCATGACTtcagaagaaaggaaaaaaattctTCTGGATGTAGCTGATGCCCTTGAAACAAATGAAAAATTGATCAACGTTGAAAATGAAGCTGATGTTTCAGAGGCACAACGAGCGGGATATGAAAAATCACTTATAGCTCGGCTGGCTTTGAAGCCTGGGAAG ATTACAAGTCTTGCAAAGTCAGTACGTGTGCTTGCAAACATGGAAGATCCAATTGGTcgtgttttgaaaaaaaccgAG CTTGCAGATGGTCTTGTCTTGGAGAAAACATCAAGCCCACTGGGTGTTCTTCTGATTGTATTTGAGTCTCGTCCTGAAGCGCTAGTACAG ATAGCTTCATTAGCAATCCGAAGTGGGAATGGACTTCTCTTGAAGGGGGGAAAGGAGGCTAAGAGATCAAATGCAATTTTGCACAAG attATCACCGAAGCCATCCCAGAGAGTGTTAGTGGAAGACTAATTGGGCTTGTGACTTCAAGAGAAGAGATTCCAGATTTGCTTAAG CATGATGACGTGATTGATCTTGTGATCCCAAGAGGCAGCAATAAACTGGTTTCTCAAGTCAAGAATTCGACCAAGATTCCAGTTCTCGGTCATGCCG ATGGAATATGCCATGTGTATATTGATAAGTCTGCTAATATGGATATGGCAAAGAGAATTGTTTTGGATGCAAAAATAGATTATCCAGCAGCGTGTAATGCAATG GAGACACTACTTGTCCATAACGATTTGAAGAGTACAACTGCGTTTAATGATCTTGTTGTTGAGCTTTGCATTGCTG GTGTTACTTTATATGGTGGACCAAGGGCAAGTGCCTTGCTCGGGATTCCAGAGGCGCATTCATTCCATCATGAGTACAGTTCAATGGCTTGCACTGTTGAGTTTGTTGACGATGTGCATGCAGCAATTGGTCATATACATGAACACGGAAG TGCACATACCGATTGCATCATTGCAGAAGACCAAGAAGTTGTGGATGCGTTTTTAGGTCAAGTCGACAG TGCTGCTGTTTTCCACAATGCAAGCCCAAGATTCTGCGATGGTGCTCGATTTGGACTTGGTGCAGAG GTTGGGATAAGCACAAGTCGAATTCACGCTCGGGGTCCGGTAGGAGTAGAAGGATTGTTAACAACTCGATG GATTCTGCGAGGAAATGGACAGATTGTGGACGGTGATAAGGAGATTACTTACACACACAAGGGCCTCCCAATTGAGCCCTAA
- the LOC103435464 gene encoding CASP-like protein 5B2, which translates to MKKLFGSPGKVSGLALRIGQCCFAAAAIGVMLSAHGFFNATAFCYLIASMGLQVVWSFGLACLDLHALRSKRSLQNPILVSLFVVGDWVTSTLSLAAACSSAGVTVLYSRDLNYCSRPIHLPCSRFQIAVAFAFISWFLLAVSSIVMFRLLGAV; encoded by the exons ATGAAGAAGCTGTTTGGGAGCCCAGGGAAGGTGAGTGGGCTGGCACTGAGAATTGGGCAGTGCTGTTTTGCTGCCGCTGCTATTGGGGTGATGCTTTCTGCTCATGGATTCTTCAATGCCACTGCATTTTG CTATTTAATTGCATCAATGGGGCTTCAAGTTGTTTGGAGTTTTGGACTTGCTTGCCTTGATTTACATGCTTTGAGGTCAAAGAGAAGCTTGCAGAATCCCATTTTAGTGAGCCTATTTGTTGTTGGGGATTGG GTGACGTCTACTCTGTCATTAGCCGCTGCATGCTCATCAGCGGGGGTGACAGTTCTGTACTCGAGAGATTTGAATTACTGCAGCAGGCCAATTCATCTTCCATGCAGCAGGTTCCAAATTGCCGTTGCCTTTGCTTTCATCTCATGGTTCCTCCTTGCTGTTTCGTCCATTGTCATGTTTCGGTTGTTAGGCGCAGTCTGA